Proteins from a single region of Desulfolutivibrio sulfoxidireducens:
- a CDS encoding amphi-Trp domain-containing protein, giving the protein MSGKSVLYESEGNVLTYDAGVLLRRIADGLCQGKIELAGGESGTVSIPLANDVAMEIKIKDKVKDSGSKRVMEIEMKWLVVNPQ; this is encoded by the coding sequence ATGAGCGGAAAAAGCGTGTTGTACGAATCCGAAGGCAATGTCCTGACCTACGACGCCGGGGTGCTCTTGCGGCGCATCGCGGACGGTCTGTGCCAGGGAAAAATCGAACTCGCCGGCGGGGAGTCGGGAACCGTAAGCATCCCCTTGGCCAACGATGTGGCCATGGAAATCAAGATCAAGGACAAGGTCAAGGACAGCGGGTCCAAGCGGGTCATGGAAATCGAGATGAAGTGGCTCGTGGTCAATCCGCAATAG
- the clpP gene encoding ATP-dependent Clp endopeptidase proteolytic subunit ClpP produces the protein MSTIPIVIETTGRTERAYDIYSRLLKDRIILLGSAIDDHVANLICAQLLFLESEDPEKPINLYINSPGGSVTSGLAIYDTMQYVLPPVSTLCLGQAASMGAFLLCAGAPGMRYALPNSRILIHQPMGGFQGQATDIDIHAREIIRMRENLNTIMSRHTGMNIEKVQADTERDYFMSAEEARVYGIIDKVLTSREPLPEKTGD, from the coding sequence ATGTCCACCATACCCATCGTCATAGAAACCACGGGACGCACCGAGCGGGCCTACGACATCTATTCGAGGCTGCTCAAGGACCGGATCATTCTCCTTGGCAGCGCCATCGACGATCACGTGGCCAACCTTATCTGCGCCCAGCTTCTTTTCCTCGAATCCGAGGATCCGGAGAAGCCCATCAACCTCTACATCAATTCCCCCGGCGGTTCCGTGACCTCGGGGCTGGCCATCTACGACACCATGCAGTATGTCCTGCCGCCCGTGTCCACCCTGTGCCTGGGCCAGGCCGCCAGCATGGGGGCCTTTCTGCTGTGCGCCGGGGCCCCGGGCATGCGCTACGCCCTGCCCAACAGCCGCATCCTCATCCACCAGCCCATGGGCGGCTTCCAGGGCCAGGCCACGGACATCGACATCCACGCCCGCGAGATCATCCGCATGCGTGAGAACTTAAACACCATCATGTCCCGGCACACCGGGATGAACATCGAGAAGGTCCAGGCCGATACCGAGCGCGACTATTTCATGAGCGCCGAGGAGGCCCGGGTATACGGCATCATCGACAAGGTGCTGACCTCCCGCGAGCCCCTGCCGGAAAAGACAGGGGACTGA
- a CDS encoding CHASE4 domain-containing protein, translating to MGLRRATILLIGLTLAVLLVGLYAASRCIILGRFVTLEEDIARQNVERGVNALHSRLSQLTLMAIDWANWDDAYAFMNEPDKAFIASNLPPETFRNQGLNVIAFFDPDGLLVWGRFLEPGNDAPAEIPEPLLETFRSGVARLFKATDRTPRQGVMMLPQGPLLAAMHPVVKSDGSGTPRGVLLMGALLGEAETARLADITRLDLSIQALQAPVPPGVAAADFEGKPSGEPVVLQTAGESSLTGHALVRDVFGEPALVVSVTMPRDIYRRGVDMMQYNLVTIFLAGFGFSVVVILFLERRVISRVGLIERQSGTIGTRREAGKRVALSGSDELARLSDSINDMLDRLEKTQEALEISEGKYRSLFLNTATAMLLVNTETSLIELVNAEFERLSGYGRRNVEHRKSWKDFTLEEDAKTIENFFRNRAASDGQIPGTIDCRFIGRGGDIRFVSLTVAMIKGTDSCIVSMIDLTDRKRAEEALAEFNRTLELLVAERTGALAEKAHELEEANQRLQELDRLKSAFLSSVSHELRTPLTSIRGFAKLILKDLSRMTGMGQGLKGKYARIDDNLQIIIKESDRLTMLLNDFLDLSKIESGKMEWRDARLPVSDLIVRGVGAVRSLFDEKPGICLALDVPDGLPDLFVDPDRMLQVLINLLSNAAKFTDKGLVRVSAALEADGLRLTVSDEGVGVPKADLVTIFGKFRQSTQGDILENKPKGTGLGLAICRNIIQHYGGRIWAESEVGRGSSFHVRLPREALAPKGEKKAARSEDGTA from the coding sequence ATGGGCTTGCGAAGGGCGACCATCCTGCTTATCGGCCTCACCCTGGCCGTCCTGCTCGTGGGCCTGTACGCCGCCTCGCGCTGCATCATCCTCGGCCGCTTCGTCACCCTCGAAGAGGACATCGCCCGCCAGAACGTGGAACGGGGCGTCAATGCCCTGCATTCCCGCCTTTCCCAACTGACGCTCATGGCCATCGACTGGGCCAATTGGGACGATGCCTACGCGTTCATGAACGAGCCCGACAAGGCCTTCATCGCCTCCAATCTGCCTCCGGAAACCTTTCGCAATCAAGGCCTCAACGTGATCGCGTTCTTCGACCCGGATGGACTGCTGGTCTGGGGACGGTTCCTTGAACCGGGAAACGATGCGCCCGCCGAGATCCCGGAACCGCTTCTGGAGACCTTTCGTTCCGGGGTGGCACGCCTTTTCAAAGCCACGGATCGGACACCCCGGCAAGGGGTGATGATGTTGCCCCAGGGCCCGCTTCTGGCGGCCATGCATCCGGTCGTCAAAAGCGATGGCTCGGGGACGCCGCGCGGCGTCCTGCTCATGGGCGCGCTTTTGGGTGAGGCGGAGACGGCCAGACTTGCGGACATCACCCGGCTCGATCTTTCCATCCAGGCGCTTCAGGCCCCTGTCCCCCCCGGCGTGGCGGCCGCCGATTTCGAGGGGAAACCGTCCGGGGAGCCGGTGGTCCTGCAAACGGCCGGGGAGTCGTCGCTGACCGGCCACGCCCTTGTCCGCGACGTCTTTGGCGAGCCGGCCCTGGTCGTATCCGTGACCATGCCCCGCGACATTTATCGCCGGGGCGTGGATATGATGCAGTACAATCTGGTCACGATCTTTCTGGCGGGGTTTGGGTTCTCCGTGGTGGTGATCCTTTTTCTGGAACGCCGGGTGATCTCCCGGGTGGGCCTCATCGAGCGCCAATCCGGAACCATCGGCACCCGCCGCGAGGCGGGCAAGCGGGTGGCCCTGTCCGGGAGCGACGAACTGGCCAGACTCTCCGACAGCATAAACGACATGCTCGATCGCCTGGAGAAGACCCAGGAGGCCCTGGAAATATCCGAGGGGAAATATCGATCCCTTTTTTTGAATACGGCCACGGCCATGCTTCTGGTCAATACCGAGACCTCGCTCATCGAACTGGTCAACGCCGAGTTCGAGCGTCTTTCGGGATACGGGCGGCGCAACGTGGAACATCGCAAGAGCTGGAAGGATTTCACCCTGGAGGAGGACGCCAAGACCATTGAAAACTTTTTCCGCAACCGGGCCGCCTCGGACGGACAGATCCCGGGGACCATCGACTGCCGGTTCATCGGGCGCGGCGGGGATATCCGTTTCGTCTCCCTGACCGTAGCCATGATCAAGGGCACGGATTCATGCATCGTGTCCATGATCGATCTGACCGACCGCAAGCGGGCCGAGGAGGCCCTGGCCGAGTTCAACCGCACCCTCGAACTGCTGGTGGCCGAACGCACCGGGGCCCTGGCCGAAAAGGCCCATGAACTGGAGGAGGCCAACCAGCGGCTTCAGGAACTTGACCGGCTCAAGTCCGCCTTTTTGTCCTCGGTGTCCCACGAATTGCGCACCCCCCTGACCTCCATCCGGGGGTTCGCCAAGCTCATCCTCAAGGACCTGTCGCGGATGACCGGGATGGGCCAGGGGCTTAAGGGCAAATACGCGCGCATCGACGACAACTTGCAGATCATCATCAAGGAAAGCGACCGGTTGACCATGCTGCTCAACGACTTTCTGGACCTGTCCAAGATCGAGTCCGGAAAGATGGAATGGCGCGATGCGCGGTTGCCCGTGTCCGATCTGATCGTGCGCGGGGTGGGGGCGGTGCGTTCCCTGTTCGACGAAAAACCCGGGATATGCCTGGCCCTGGATGTGCCGGACGGGCTTCCCGATCTTTTCGTGGACCCGGACCGGATGCTCCAGGTGTTGATCAACCTGCTTTCCAACGCGGCCAAATTCACGGACAAGGGGCTGGTCCGGGTTTCGGCGGCCCTGGAGGCCGACGGCCTGCGCTTGACCGTCAGCGACGAGGGCGTTGGCGTGCCCAAGGCGGATCTGGTGACGATCTTCGGGAAATTCCGCCAGTCCACCCAGGGAGACATCCTGGAGAACAAGCCCAAGGGCACCGGGCTTGGCCTGGCGATTTGCCGCAACATCATCCAGCACTACGGCGGCCGGATATGGGCCGAGTCGGAAGTGGGCCGGGGCAGTTCCTTTCATGTCCGCCTGCCCCGGGAGGCCCTGGCCCCGAAAGGCGAAAAAAAGGCCGCCCGGTCCGAGGACGGGACGGCCTGA
- a CDS encoding tRNA (adenine-N1)-methyltransferase, whose protein sequence is MLESGDLVLLVSPKGKRYLRQYDPKTKLHTQEGVLDMAEVQNAGYGGVIATHLGHPFRILRPSTYELIKGVKRSTQIMYPKEIGYVLLKLGIGPGARVVEAGSGSGGLTLAMAYHVGDTGRVYTFERRAEFFDLAGKNLAAAGLGHRVTRFHHDISEGFFPDGMIPGDPATDPSRADALFLDVRTPWEHLEQAAAVICPGAPVGFLLPTTNQISDLLRGLENAPFADVEVLEILVRRYKPVADRLRPEDRMVAHTGFLVFARHAGTPLPHAEGAPDTARPGETSADPTVPPKDGPHQPDTDQTVPA, encoded by the coding sequence ATGCTTGAATCGGGCGATCTGGTCCTGTTGGTCAGCCCCAAGGGCAAACGATATCTGCGACAATACGATCCGAAAACCAAACTGCACACCCAGGAGGGGGTGCTGGACATGGCCGAGGTCCAAAATGCCGGATACGGCGGGGTGATCGCCACGCACCTGGGGCATCCCTTCCGCATCCTGCGGCCCTCGACCTACGAGCTCATCAAGGGGGTCAAACGCTCCACCCAGATCATGTACCCCAAGGAAATCGGCTACGTGCTCTTAAAACTGGGCATCGGTCCCGGGGCGCGGGTGGTCGAGGCCGGGAGCGGCTCGGGCGGGCTGACCCTGGCCATGGCCTATCATGTGGGGGATACGGGCCGGGTCTACACCTTCGAGCGCCGGGCGGAATTTTTCGATCTCGCGGGCAAAAACCTGGCCGCGGCCGGGCTCGGCCACCGGGTCACCCGCTTCCATCACGACATCTCCGAGGGCTTTTTCCCGGACGGCATGATCCCGGGCGATCCGGCCACCGATCCCTCCCGGGCCGACGCGCTCTTTCTGGACGTGCGCACCCCGTGGGAGCATCTGGAACAGGCCGCGGCCGTCATCTGCCCCGGCGCGCCCGTGGGTTTTTTGCTGCCGACCACCAATCAGATATCCGACCTGCTTCGCGGCTTGGAAAACGCCCCCTTTGCGGATGTGGAGGTCCTGGAGATCCTGGTGCGGCGCTACAAGCCCGTGGCCGACCGGCTTCGTCCCGAGGATCGCATGGTGGCCCACACGGGCTTTCTGGTCTTCGCCCGCCATGCCGGGACGCCGCTTCCCCACGCCGAGGGCGCGCCCGATACGGCGCGGCCCGGGGAAACGTCCGCCGACCCGACGGTCCCCCCAAAAGACGGGCCGCACCAGCCGGACACCGACCAGACGGTCCCGGCATAG
- the lon gene encoding endopeptidase La, translating to MSTFLFDNPKNGFEDALLPMMSLREVVMFPRSIVPLFVGREASIKAIENAVAAHDKKIFLVAQRAPETERPMPDDLFGIGTVSKILQMLRLPDGTIKVLFEGLYRARWEPQEDGGEFNADNVLVRVARLPDEDMAGAEADALIRATQEALEQYGRINKKLAPETILAINSIALPGKLADAVMPHLKVDYIKKQGVLEETSAVKRLEEAYGFLQGEIEISSLEKRIKSRVKQQMEKNQKEYYLNEQLKAINKEMGREDDPAAEAAEFEERLRAKNMPDEALEKVTREIKKLKQIPPSSAEYTVVRNYVEWILDLPWNVLQPTGLDLIQAEVILNEDHYGLDKPKQRILEYLAVQSLVKVLKGPILCLVGPPGVGKTSLAKSIARAMGREFVRLSLGGVRDEAEIRGHRRTYVGALPGKIIQSLKRVKYNNPVFCLDEVDKMSTDFRGDPSSALLEVLDPEQNLAFNDHYLDLDYDLSKVFFITTANALHTIPLPLQDRMEIIRIPGYLENEKMQIGRRFLLPKNLTQHGLKEDNLSISDNALLEIVRRYTREAGVRNLERELASICRKVARKLVEKKELARGFSVTKQNLHSYLGVTKFRHGEKEDKAQVGLCNGMAYTELGGEMLMVEAVIMPGSGKVEITGKLGEVMQESAKAAVSYLRSRSALFGLKPDFHKEIDIHIHVPEGAIPKDGPSAGITLATTLVSALLNMPVRNDLAMTGEITLRGRVLPIGGLREKLLAAHRGRIRTVIIPEENEKDLKEVPEAILKDLEIIRVEHMDQVLENALVCADPEKLFCGRAENAPHLSSTLMKEAYQPQTRH from the coding sequence ATGTCCACATTTTTGTTCGATAATCCAAAGAATGGCTTTGAAGACGCGCTGTTGCCCATGATGAGCCTGCGGGAAGTGGTCATGTTCCCCCGCTCCATCGTGCCCCTGTTCGTGGGCCGCGAGGCCTCCATCAAGGCCATCGAGAACGCCGTGGCCGCCCATGACAAGAAGATCTTCCTGGTGGCCCAGCGCGCCCCGGAGACCGAGCGGCCCATGCCCGACGACCTGTTCGGCATCGGCACGGTGAGCAAGATCCTGCAGATGCTCAGGCTTCCCGACGGCACCATCAAGGTGCTTTTCGAGGGGCTTTACCGGGCCAGATGGGAACCCCAGGAGGACGGCGGCGAGTTCAACGCCGACAACGTCCTGGTGCGGGTGGCCCGTCTGCCCGATGAGGACATGGCCGGGGCCGAGGCCGATGCCCTTATCCGGGCCACCCAGGAGGCCCTGGAGCAGTATGGGCGCATCAACAAGAAACTCGCCCCCGAAACCATTTTAGCCATCAATTCCATTGCCTTGCCAGGCAAGCTGGCCGACGCCGTGATGCCCCACCTCAAGGTGGATTACATCAAAAAGCAGGGCGTGCTCGAGGAAACCTCGGCCGTCAAGCGACTGGAGGAGGCCTACGGCTTCCTGCAGGGCGAAATCGAGATCTCGTCGCTTGAAAAGCGCATCAAAAGCCGCGTCAAGCAGCAGATGGAGAAGAATCAGAAGGAATACTATTTAAACGAGCAGCTCAAGGCCATCAACAAGGAGATGGGCCGCGAGGATGACCCGGCCGCCGAGGCCGCCGAATTCGAGGAACGCCTGCGGGCCAAGAACATGCCCGACGAGGCCCTGGAAAAGGTCACCCGCGAGATCAAAAAGCTCAAGCAGATACCGCCGTCCTCGGCGGAATACACGGTGGTGCGCAACTACGTGGAGTGGATCCTGGATCTGCCCTGGAACGTCCTGCAGCCCACGGGGTTGGACCTGATCCAGGCCGAGGTCATCCTCAACGAGGATCATTACGGTCTGGACAAGCCCAAACAGCGCATCCTGGAATATCTGGCCGTGCAGTCCCTGGTGAAAGTCCTCAAGGGACCCATCCTGTGTCTGGTCGGGCCGCCGGGGGTGGGCAAGACCTCTCTGGCCAAGTCCATCGCCCGGGCCATGGGCCGGGAATTCGTGCGCCTGTCTTTGGGCGGCGTGCGCGACGAGGCCGAGATTCGCGGCCATCGCCGGACCTACGTGGGGGCGCTCCCGGGCAAGATCATCCAGTCCTTAAAGCGCGTCAAATACAACAATCCCGTGTTCTGTCTGGACGAAGTGGACAAGATGAGCACGGATTTTCGGGGCGATCCGTCCTCGGCCCTGCTCGAGGTTCTCGATCCCGAACAGAACCTGGCCTTCAACGACCACTACCTGGACCTGGACTACGATCTCTCCAAGGTCTTTTTCATCACCACGGCCAATGCCCTGCACACCATCCCGTTGCCGCTGCAGGATCGCATGGAGATCATCCGCATCCCCGGCTACCTGGAAAACGAGAAGATGCAGATCGGCCGCCGCTTCCTTTTGCCCAAAAACCTCACGCAGCATGGCCTCAAGGAAGACAACCTGTCGATCTCCGACAACGCCCTGCTCGAGATCGTGCGCCGCTATACCCGCGAGGCGGGCGTGCGCAATCTGGAGCGCGAACTGGCCTCCATCTGTCGCAAGGTGGCCCGCAAGCTTGTCGAGAAAAAGGAGCTCGCCAGGGGCTTTTCGGTGACCAAGCAAAACCTTCACTCCTATCTCGGGGTGACGAAGTTCCGTCACGGCGAGAAGGAGGACAAGGCCCAGGTGGGGCTGTGCAACGGCATGGCCTATACCGAACTTGGCGGCGAGATGCTTATGGTCGAGGCGGTCATCATGCCCGGTTCGGGCAAGGTGGAGATCACCGGCAAGCTCGGGGAGGTGATGCAGGAGTCGGCCAAGGCGGCCGTGAGCTACCTGCGCTCACGCTCGGCCCTGTTCGGACTCAAGCCCGATTTCCACAAGGAGATCGACATCCACATCCACGTGCCCGAGGGGGCCATCCCCAAGGACGGCCCGTCCGCCGGCATCACCCTGGCCACCACCCTGGTTTCGGCCCTGCTCAACATGCCAGTGCGCAACGACCTGGCCATGACCGGCGAGATCACCCTGCGCGGCCGGGTCCTGCCCATCGGCGGACTTCGCGAGAAGCTTCTGGCCGCCCACCGGGGCCGCATCCGCACGGTGATCATCCCCGAGGAGAACGAAAAGGACTTGAAGGAAGTGCCCGAGGCCATCCTCAAGGACCTGGAGATCATTCGCGTCGAGCACATGGACCAGGTTCTGGAGAACGCCTTGGTATGCGCCGATCCGGAAAAGCTCTTTTGCGGGAGGGCGGAGAACGCTCCCCATCTGTCCTCGACGCTCATGAAGGAGGCCTATCAGCCTCAGACCCGGCACTAA
- a CDS encoding Rne/Rng family ribonuclease, protein MSKSVKRKKKMFISVLPGEQVEVAVSEDGVLTEYYVEMVHQVKTRGNIYKGKIHNIDPALQAAFMNYGAERNGFLQIDEVHPEYYLLVQGPERKAKYPPIQKALKKNQEVLVQVVKEPTGSKGAFMTTYLSLPGRFFVLTPGREQRGVSRKIEDEEERKRLKEAIAGLKLEEGLGIIVRTAALGQSKSSLERDLSFLKRLWKEVRQKGTQAPTPSLVYQELDLSARAVRDYLTDDVAEVWVDEPETAKKVAEMAALVFPRRPGIVKQHTDMDLALWDRFNLRRYIEQLYSREVTLPSGGRLVFDQGEALTAVDINSGKIGGESNFREMALKTNVEAAEEIARQLRLRDIGGQIVIDFIEMKDRKHVAEVEKALRGILKSDRARTDVGKMSRFGLLEMVRQRIGSSAVSITTEPCPCCKGAGTRRNLEWQAMAALKELYRVLRKNNSPDIVPCKVTTELAVYLLNQKRARLSGFESEFNKKIAIITE, encoded by the coding sequence ATGTCCAAGAGTGTCAAACGAAAAAAAAAGATGTTCATCAGCGTGCTGCCCGGCGAACAGGTCGAGGTGGCCGTGTCCGAGGACGGGGTTCTGACCGAGTACTACGTGGAGATGGTCCATCAGGTCAAAACCCGGGGCAACATCTATAAGGGCAAGATCCACAACATCGATCCCGCCCTCCAGGCCGCCTTCATGAATTACGGGGCCGAACGCAACGGGTTCTTGCAGATCGACGAGGTCCATCCCGAATACTACCTCCTCGTCCAGGGACCCGAGCGCAAGGCCAAATATCCGCCCATCCAGAAGGCCCTGAAAAAGAACCAGGAGGTCCTGGTCCAGGTGGTCAAGGAGCCCACGGGCTCCAAGGGCGCGTTTATGACCACCTATCTGTCCCTGCCCGGACGTTTCTTCGTGCTCACCCCGGGCCGGGAACAGCGCGGCGTCTCCCGGAAAATCGAGGACGAGGAGGAACGAAAGCGCCTCAAGGAGGCCATCGCCGGCCTGAAGCTCGAGGAGGGCCTGGGCATCATCGTGCGTACCGCCGCCCTGGGCCAGTCCAAAAGCTCCCTGGAACGCGATCTGTCCTTCCTGAAACGGCTGTGGAAGGAGGTGCGCCAAAAGGGCACCCAGGCCCCCACCCCGAGCCTCGTCTACCAGGAACTCGACCTCTCCGCCCGGGCCGTGCGCGATTACCTCACCGACGACGTGGCCGAGGTCTGGGTGGACGAACCCGAGACCGCCAAAAAGGTGGCCGAGATGGCCGCCCTGGTCTTTCCCCGCCGCCCGGGCATCGTCAAACAGCACACGGACATGGACCTGGCCCTGTGGGACCGCTTCAACCTGCGCCGCTACATCGAACAACTCTATTCCCGCGAGGTCACCCTGCCAAGCGGCGGCCGCCTGGTCTTTGACCAGGGCGAGGCGCTTACGGCCGTGGACATCAACTCCGGAAAAATCGGCGGCGAGAGCAATTTTCGGGAGATGGCCCTGAAAACCAACGTCGAGGCCGCCGAGGAGATCGCCAGACAACTGCGCCTGCGCGACATCGGCGGGCAGATCGTCATCGACTTCATCGAGATGAAGGACCGCAAACACGTGGCCGAGGTCGAAAAGGCCCTGCGCGGCATCCTCAAATCCGACCGGGCGCGCACCGACGTGGGCAAGATGTCCCGTTTCGGCCTGCTGGAAATGGTCCGCCAACGTATCGGGTCCTCGGCCGTGTCCATCACCACCGAACCCTGTCCCTGCTGCAAGGGGGCCGGGACACGGCGCAACCTCGAATGGCAGGCCATGGCCGCCCTCAAGGAACTGTACCGGGTTTTGCGCAAAAACAACTCCCCGGACATCGTGCCCTGCAAGGTCACCACCGAACTGGCCGTCTACCTGCTCAACCAGAAGCGGGCCAGACTCTCCGGCTTTGAAAGCGAGTTCAACAAGAAAATAGCCATCATCACCGAATAA
- a CDS encoding radical SAM protein: MRSGRLGLSLGLDLLGARICSFDCLYCEVGPTDALTLAQKPYVSAGRLLGELSAFAASEPPPLDVVTLGGLGEPCLNTEMDRIIEGCKTIFPGVPVAVLTNSSLLSDPAVRKRLARADVVLPSMDTLVPGEFAALNRPHPELSLADIRLGLLDFRSGFSGRVYLETLVLDGINDSGENLALLGDFCRELRPERVDVVTMTRPGAWPQARPASPATLARFREALGAALVESANGHGPAALRGRAVGCSGRGPGQAAGRVVDSGEVLSLVAASLGHRPQTVAQLSVALGVPEDDIRRAVETLVRGKKIQAKAALDDVFYLG; the protein is encoded by the coding sequence GTGCGATCCGGACGCCTCGGCCTGTCCTTGGGGCTCGACCTTTTGGGCGCGAGGATATGTTCCTTCGACTGCCTCTACTGCGAGGTGGGGCCGACAGACGCCTTGACTCTGGCCCAAAAGCCCTATGTTTCGGCCGGACGTCTGCTCGGGGAGCTTTCCGCTTTCGCCGCCTCCGAACCGCCGCCGCTGGACGTGGTCACCCTGGGGGGACTCGGGGAACCGTGTCTCAATACGGAGATGGACCGGATCATCGAGGGCTGCAAGACGATTTTTCCCGGCGTGCCCGTGGCCGTTTTGACCAATTCGAGCCTTTTGTCCGATCCGGCTGTCCGGAAACGCCTGGCCCGGGCCGATGTGGTCCTGCCGTCCATGGACACCCTGGTCCCCGGGGAGTTCGCCGCGCTCAACCGGCCGCATCCGGAACTGTCCCTGGCGGATATCCGGCTGGGGCTTTTGGATTTTCGGTCCGGTTTTTCCGGTCGCGTGTACCTGGAGACCCTGGTGCTCGACGGGATCAACGATTCCGGGGAAAATCTCGCCCTGCTTGGGGATTTTTGTCGGGAACTGCGTCCGGAGCGCGTGGACGTGGTGACCATGACCCGGCCCGGGGCCTGGCCCCAGGCCCGTCCCGCCTCGCCCGCGACCCTGGCCCGTTTCCGGGAGGCCCTGGGCGCGGCCCTGGTCGAATCGGCCAACGGCCACGGCCCGGCGGCACTGCGCGGCCGCGCGGTCGGGTGTTCCGGGCGCGGACCGGGACAGGCGGCCGGACGCGTCGTGGATTCGGGAGAGGTCCTCTCCCTGGTGGCCGCGTCCCTCGGGCACAGGCCCCAGACCGTGGCACAGCTTTCCGTCGCCCTCGGCGTGCCCGAGGACGACATCCGGCGGGCCGTCGAGACGTTGGTCCGCGGGAAGAAAATTCAGGCCAAGGCGGCGCTTGACGATGTGTTTTATCTCGGCTGA
- the clpX gene encoding ATP-dependent Clp protease ATP-binding subunit ClpX, translated as MTKKKNPLTNELCCSFCGKSQDEVQRLIAGPDVYICDECVSLCNEIIAQESLTEETKDGKLLPPAEIKRLLDEYVIGQEQAKKILAVAVHNHYKRVFYAQKNPDDVEIDKSNILLIGPTGSGKTLLAQTLARILNVPFAIADATTLTEAGYVGEDVENILVQLLQNADYDIEAASKGIIYIDEIDKIARKGDSPSITRDVSGEGVQQALLKIIEGTEANIPPKGGRKHPQQEFIRLNTSNILFVVGGAFIGLEKIVAQRLRGTSIGFGAKVESKREDELSVVLSQTHPADLVKFGLIPEFVGRIPIITSLTELTREDLVRILTEPKNALMRQYQKLFEMDKVRLRFTKNALDAIAVRAIERKTGARGLRNVMENIMLDIMYKLPSLTGVKECVVNKAVLEKGLEPLLFYHQEVKSA; from the coding sequence ATGACCAAGAAAAAAAATCCGTTGACCAACGAATTGTGCTGCTCCTTTTGCGGCAAGAGCCAGGACGAGGTGCAGCGGCTCATCGCCGGTCCCGACGTCTACATCTGCGACGAGTGCGTGTCGCTTTGCAACGAGATCATCGCCCAGGAGTCGCTCACCGAGGAGACCAAGGACGGCAAGTTGTTGCCGCCGGCCGAGATCAAGCGACTGCTGGACGAATACGTCATCGGCCAGGAACAGGCCAAAAAGATCCTGGCCGTGGCCGTGCACAACCACTACAAGCGGGTTTTCTACGCCCAGAAGAATCCCGACGATGTGGAGATCGACAAAAGCAACATCCTGCTCATCGGTCCCACAGGTTCCGGGAAAACCCTTTTGGCCCAGACCCTGGCCCGCATCCTGAACGTCCCCTTCGCCATCGCCGACGCCACCACCCTGACCGAGGCCGGGTACGTGGGCGAGGACGTGGAGAACATTCTGGTCCAGCTTCTGCAAAACGCCGACTACGACATCGAGGCCGCCTCCAAGGGCATCATCTACATCGACGAGATCGACAAGATCGCCCGCAAGGGGGACAGCCCGTCCATCACCCGGGACGTGTCCGGCGAGGGCGTACAGCAGGCGCTTCTCAAGATCATCGAGGGCACCGAGGCCAATATTCCTCCCAAGGGCGGACGCAAGCACCCGCAGCAGGAATTCATCCGCCTAAACACCTCGAATATCCTGTTCGTGGTCGGTGGGGCCTTTATCGGCCTGGAAAAGATCGTGGCCCAACGTCTGCGGGGAACCAGCATCGGGTTCGGGGCCAAGGTGGAGTCCAAGCGCGAGGACGAACTGTCCGTGGTCCTCTCCCAGACCCATCCGGCCGACCTCGTCAAGTTCGGGCTGATCCCCGAGTTCGTGGGCCGCATACCCATCATCACCAGCCTGACGGAGCTGACCCGTGAGGATCTGGTGCGCATCCTCACCGAGCCCAAAAACGCCCTGATGCGCCAGTATCAGAAGCTTTTCGAGATGGACAAGGTGCGCCTGCGCTTCACGAAAAACGCCCTGGACGCCATCGCCGTGCGGGCCATCGAACGCAAGACCGGCGCCCGGGGCCTGCGCAACGTCATGGAAAACATCATGCTGGACATCATGTACAAACTGCCCTCGCTGACCGGGGTCAAGGAGTGCGTGGTGAACAAGGCCGTGCTGGAAAAGGGCCTCGAACCGCTGCTTTTTTACCACCAGGAAGTGAAAAGCGCCTGA
- a CDS encoding epoxyqueuosine reductase QueH encodes MARQFPGNRVLVHICCGPCSITVVQGLRAEGFEVTGLFYNPNIHPASEYLRRREALVEVAARLEFPVIFLDREYDPALYLREIAFREQNRCFHCYRLRLERTLKVARRGGFARFTSTLLYSKQQKHDLIRDLGRDLAGASKTAFLYRDFRPTWKKGIELSKSFGIYRQDYCGCILSEFERRRRELKALG; translated from the coding sequence ATGGCCCGCCAATTCCCAGGCAACCGCGTCCTCGTCCACATCTGCTGCGGCCCCTGTTCCATCACCGTGGTCCAGGGGCTTCGGGCCGAGGGATTCGAGGTCACCGGACTCTTCTACAACCCCAATATCCATCCCGCCTCCGAATACCTGCGCCGCCGCGAGGCCCTCGTCGAGGTTGCCGCGCGCCTGGAATTCCCGGTCATCTTTCTGGACCGCGAATACGATCCGGCCCTGTACCTGCGCGAAATCGCCTTCCGCGAACAAAACCGCTGTTTCCACTGCTACCGCCTGCGTCTGGAACGAACCCTCAAGGTGGCCCGGCGCGGCGGTTTCGCCCGCTTCACCTCGACCCTGCTCTACAGCAAACAACAGAAGCACGACCTCATCCGCGATCTCGGCCGCGATCTGGCCGGGGCATCCAAAACCGCCTTCCTGTACCGCGATTTCCGGCCCACCTGGAAAAAAGGCATCGAACTCTCCAAATCCTTCGGCATCTATCGCCAGGACTACTGCGGCTGCATCTTAAGCGAGTTCGAACGCCGTCGCCGTGAATTGAAGGCCCTGGGATAG